In Zingiber officinale cultivar Zhangliang chromosome 1A, Zo_v1.1, whole genome shotgun sequence, a genomic segment contains:
- the LOC122039029 gene encoding transcription repressor OFP13-like codes for MPRTPVNLQPSIHPDLPPPAHLWGRAQGAAGVGGSHLLLQCMFLLLELSPMQLPYAINKPDKALRNSTFNSSSSSSSSSVMSIPIATPLLHGRWLSCATPKTESFRHAPCTVNSSSFDSDDSCFTRSSPESFSTISEFSIGASPERVLPGLRSSDRLFFEPSCGAGTWSTPEEGAKATEAPPLEGAVVVALETEDPYRDFRRSMEEMVAAHGVRDRSKLLELLVWYLRVNGEKTHGLIVRAFADILAGVDPPQFPCSSIASKSLEMEGKEEEGSGSS; via the exons ATGCCTCGAACCCCCGTCAACCTCCAACCCAGCATTCAccctgatttacctcctcctgcACACCTGTGGGGCCGGGCGCAGGGGGCCGCTGGGGTGGGCGGTTCCCACCTTTTGCTCCAATGCATGTTCCTTCTCCTCGAGTTGTCCCCAATGCAACTGCCCTACGCCATTAATAAACCTGATAAGGCACTTCGAAATTCCACCTTcaattcctcctcctcttcctcttcctcctcagtTAT GAGCATCCCAATTGCTACTCCTCTTCTCCATGGCCGGTGGCTTTCTTGCGCCACTCCTAAGACTGAGTCCTTCCGCCACGCGCCCTGCACCGTCAACTCGTCGTCGTTCGACTCGGACGACTCGTGCTTCACTCGCTCGTCGCCGGAGAGCTTCTCTACGATCTCGGAATTCTCGATCGGAGCTTCCCCTGAAAGGGTCTTGCCGGGGCTGCGGTCgtccgaccggctcttcttcgagCCCAGCTGCGGCGCCGGCACCTGGTCGACGCCTGAGGAGGGCGCGAAGGCCACAGAGGCGCCGCCGTTAGAAGGCGCCGTGGTGGTAGCGCTGGAGACAGAGGACCCGTACCGCGACTTCCGGCGGTCGATGGAGGAGATGGTGGCGGCGCACGGGGTGAGGGATCGGAGCAAGCTCTTGGAGCTTCTGGTTTGGTATCTAAGGGTCAACGGCGAGAAGACTCATGGGCTCATCGTCCGGGCCTTTGCTGACATCCTCGCCGGAGTTGATCCTCCTCAATTTCCCTGCTCGTCGATCGCCTCTAAGTCACTTGAGATGGAGGGAAAAGAGGAGGAAGGAAGTGGGTCGAGTTAA
- the LOC122014219 gene encoding B3 domain-containing protein Os11g0156000-like produces the protein MSDQRYYYSCERVRMFEKLLTPSDVGKLNRLVIPKQHAEKYFPLGVEAAEGGRVISFVDESGDKLWQFRYSHWASSQSYVLTRGWSRFVKEKKLDAGDVVQFERRGGRLYIGCRRRTGGDGSLLAAVHDTYHAGDGDPTNGEVEIEETMSERENSHRFRLFGVNLLENWPEAE, from the exons ATGAGCGACCAGCGATATTACTACTCGTGCGAGAGAGTGCGCATGTTCGAGAAGCTCCTCACTCCGAGTGACGTCGGGAAGCTCAACAGACTGGTGATCCCGAAGCAACACGCCGAGAAGTACTTCCCCCTCGGCGTCGAGGCGGCGGAGGGCGGCCGCGTGATCAGCTTCGTCGACGAATCGGGCGACAAGCTGTGGCAGTTCCGGTACTCGCATTGGGCGAGTAGCCAGAGCTACGTGCTCACCAGAGGGTGGAGCCGGTTCGTGAAGGAGAAGAAACTTGACGCGGGGGACGTCGTCCAATTCGAGCGCAGAGGAGGTCGCCTCTACATCGGTTGCCGTCGGCGCACCGGAGGCGACGGGAGCCTGCTGGCGGCGGTGCACGACACGTACCATGCCGGAG ATGGAGATCCGACGAACGGAGAAGTGGAAATCGAGGAGACGATGTCGGAACGAGAAAACTCCCATCGATTTAGGCTCTTCGGAGTCAATCTTCTGGAAAACTGGCCGGAGGCAGAGTAG